In Methanosarcinales archaeon, the genomic window AGGTTCCTGTTTTAACATTTTTTGATGTATTTCAAGAGATCGTTCATACTCTTGTATTGCTTCTTCACTCTGCCCTTTCTCTTCGAGCATTTTTGCCAGTTTATCCAGGATTGCAGCGACATCTGCCATAATTGAAACGTTCTCAGGTTCCAGCTCGAGCCTTTTTTGATTTATTTGAAGAGCTTGTTCATACTTTTGTATTACTTCTTCACTTTGCCCGATCTCTTCCAGTATTTTTGCCAGCTTATCCAGGATCGCAGCAACCTCTGCTTGGTATGAACCATTATCAAGTTCTCCTTCAAGCAGTTTTTCACGTATCTTGAGTGCACTTTCATACTTTTGTTTTGCCTCTTCCATCATCCCCCGATCAGCCAGCAGGTTTCCCAGATTAAACTGGGTCATGGCGACATTTGACAGACAAGATAGGTCATCAGGGTCACTTTCAAGCAGTTCAAGGTATAATGTTAGTGCTCTTTCATACCTCTGTTGTGCCTCCCCACTCCTTCCCATATCTGCCATCAAATTTCCCAGATTATTCAGGGTCGCGGCAAGCAATGTATTAAAAAAGGGTTCCGAATGCGCCAGTTCATCGAGAATGTAAAATGCTTTTGTGTAATACTTCAGTGCTTCATCATATTTTCCTGTAGATTTCAGGAGATTACCGATTGTCCCCAGGATAATAGATAAGATGTCAGGAGCCTGTCCCTTTAGAGCATGGTTTTCTGCGATTGTAAGGCTTTCAAGCGCTTCAATGTACTGCCCGCTATTGAGCTGTGATTCACCTTTTTTGAGGTGCCGTAATGCCATATCTTTTCCCTGCTTTGACATGTTTTCTTAAGACACCATCACTTGAATAAATACATATTGTTATTCGATATCATATGGCCGGATAGATAATAGATTGTCGAGCGAAGATCAGTAATGTTCTAGCTTTTCCATGATCTCCGAGTCACGGACCCCGGACGTCGCTTCGCTCTGTCCTGGGCATCTGAAGGATGCTCAGGATTTTTATTGACTATTGTCAAAATCAATATTTCAAATCAGGTGCCTGTTTTTTCTTTAAAACCAAATATTAATTTTAAATTTTGACTTATTCAACTTCGAAAAATGCATCTAATTTTCCTTCAATTTTTGCTTTGCTCATCTTTCGATATTCTAATATCTCTTCTGCAGATGCACCCTTATCTTTGAACTCATAGAATGTATTTTCACCAAGCAATATATAATGCCAAGTACAATTCATTCTATCTTCAAGGTTTAGCTCATTAATTTTATTAATCCAATCTACTGTTGCCAATCTTTTTTGTATTACATTTGGATTTTTCACATCTTTTTGAGCTTTTGTTTCAACGATGTAAATATTGTCATCAATCATTACAATAAAATCTGGATAATAATGAGATAGAAGTCCATCTTCCCTGATGTATGTTACATGGGCGAAATCATGATAATATTCATTAATTTTGATAAATGCTTTAACCTTTGAATCTTTATTTACAAATTCTATGAAGCTTTTCTCAAATCCCCCCTTATGAGATGGATAAGGCAATTTTTCATAAATCGCTTTTGATACATCCAATGAAAATTTTTCCCTCATCTTCAATTCATCTACTTCGGAGAAATACCTCTTAATTATGGTTGCTTCTGTCACATCGATATTATTTTGTAGCTCATATATTGTCTTACTAACATTTAGCACAATATGGGATACAATT contains:
- a CDS encoding tetratricopeptide repeat protein — translated: MSKQGKDMALRHLKKGESQLNSGQYIEALESLTIAENHALKGQAPDILSIILGTIGNLLKSTGKYDEALKYYTKAFYILDELAHSEPFFNTLLAATLNNLGNLMADMGRSGEAQQRYERALTLYLELLESDPDDLSCLSNVAMTQFNLGNLLADRGMMEEAKQKYESALKIREKLLEGELDNGSYQAEVAAILDKLAKILEEIGQSEEVIQKYEQALQINQKRLELEPENVSIMADVAAILDKLAKMLEEKGQSEEAIQEYERSLEIHQKMLKQEPDNISYITDAAAILDKLGNLLVHLGLPDDAKQKYLQILKMFDKPFENEPDNVLYRSIIGATLNDLGGVMAIGERTEDAKYMYDCALKMREELLSAEPDNVSYQADVAATLNYQGNLFVRIGLQDKAKHKYLQVLKIFDKLLDSELNNISYQSIIVTLNNLGNLLEDMGKIEDAKQMYESAFKVRENILNRHGFS